A window of Castanea sativa cultivar Marrone di Chiusa Pesio chromosome 1, ASM4071231v1 contains these coding sequences:
- the LOC142621990 gene encoding bidirectional sugar transporter SWEET7b-like has translation MVMSAESIRNVIGIIGNVISFGLFLSPVPTFYRIIKNKAVEDFSPIPYIATVLNCIFWVFYGMPFVHPDSLLVVTINSVGLGLELIYLAIFYTYAAKQNNGRKKVLLGLSVEVIFAAIIIIITMTTLHTYKKRSLLVGVICDIFNTLMYVSPLTVMKQVITTKSVEYMPFYLSLTNFLNGSIWTAYALIKFDIYVLVSNGIGAVSGAAQLILYAIYYRTTPKRNDDAPQKPTQIQLSGASVA, from the exons ATGGTGATGAGCGCTGAATCTATCAGGAATGTGATTGGGATCATCG GAAACGTGATCTCCTTCGGGCTGTTCCTCTCCCCAGt GCCAACATTTTATAGAATCATTAAGAACAAGGCCGTGGAGGATTTCTCGCCAATACCATATATTGCAACAGTACTGAACTGCATTTTTTGGGTCTTCTATGGCATGCCATTTGTGCACCCAGATAGTCTTCTTGTAGTGACCATCAATAGTGTTGGGCTGGGACTTGAGCTGATCTATTTAGCCATATTCTACACCTATGCTGCGAAGCAGAACAATGGACGG AAAAAGGTACTCCTTGGGCTTTCGGTTGAAGTGATTTTCGCGgcaatcatcatcatcataaccATGACAACGTTACATACTTACAAGAAAAGGTCTCTGCTGGTAGGAGTCATCTGTGATATTTTCAACACTCTTATGTATGTGTCTCCACTTACAGTCATG AAACAAGTCATCACAACCAAGAGTGTGGAGTACATGCCATTTTATCTTTCATTAACTAACTTCCTTAATGGTTCCATCTGGACTGCCTATGCCCTCATCAAGTTTGACATCTACGTGCTG GTCAGCAATGGCATTGGTGCAGTCTCTGGCGCAGCTCAACTCATACTATATGCAATCTACTATAGGACAACTCCAAAACGCAATGATGATGCGCCTCAAAAGCCAACTCAGATCCAGCTCTCTGGTGCAAGTGTAGCCTAA